The Nematostella vectensis chromosome 11, jaNemVect1.1, whole genome shotgun sequence nucleotide sequence AGTGTTTACTTTTATTGAATATGTATTTCAGGTGTAAAGCAAAGGGCCACAAGCTTTAAAGTTATCAGAGAAGGTCATCGCACAAAACCGCTGGGATCGACCAAGTGCCTAGAACAAAATACTTTACGGCATTTCAGTTTAGGATGATAGAGTTAAACTGTTGAACTTCGAGAACAAAACACCGGTAAAGTGACCTATCAAGTTGTTGTTAGTTTACGGGGCATCTGTTCCACGCTGTTATAATTTACTCAAAGCAAACGTTCGCCCCTAATAAACCCTGTACTAGGTCCATTTATTATTAATGCGTGTTAGGCAGGGCTTTAGGTGCCGTTTTATAGCAGCATGCAATAGACTGTTCATCACATACCTGTGTTACTTGCTCACTAGCTTGTTGTCCTAATGCCGACAGAATCAGTTTCTTATCGTTCAGAAAAACCTCCCCTACAGATTGGTAAGGTTTATAGATAACCGATCGATAGCCGCATTTTGTCATTTGGTGTTTTCTTCGCTCGTAATTTTCCCTCGCCACTTCTCTTCTCGTAGGAACTTCGCATGTGTAGACTCGAGCACTCCGCGCAGTGATTTTTAGCCCTTGGTGGCTTGTGATTGGTAATGATTTGGATTGGATGTAAGCCCTTGGATTGTCCGTTTCAGGCATTACTCTCTAGCTATATCCTTCACATAAACCACTCTTTGTTTTTTACAGATGTATATCTGTTCTGGTcaaatttgtaaaaaaccaCGTACTTCGTTCCTATTCAGGTTCTGTCACATTCTGCTTGGGTTGCTATGGAGATACGAAACTACAAATTCCCAGGGGAGGCCTTATAGACTTACCTTATTTGCATAAATACAAATATCCGGTATCAGTTATTATTTCGCGAAATTAAAACTGCTTATAACTgccaaaaaatatgttttgtcTAAAATCAATTATCAAACACGCTTACTTTTTATAGAGATGTTAAAATGGCTGCCTTTCCAAATATATATCTATTTTTTGATGATGAAAGCTGAGTGCTTATAAGGTTCCAATCAGACCagtaaaattgattttaatcCTTAAATGTTAAAAACTAATGTCAAACATAAATATTtacatttattcaaataatttTACCCTTGAATAGgatatatatacatttttataaTATAGTTAGCCTAGCAATGGtcctgtggcccaatggataaggcgcctgactacggatcaggagattccaggttcgagtcctggcaggatcgctttttttttttactcggaAAAATATCCGAgatctttaattttttttctacaacgCTCAAATCGTTGTCGCCGCGAAGCATGGAGCCTCTGGTATCCAGGGTATCCAAGGACTTTCCTCTTTTGAAATAGTAAACAATTCCTACAGTGCATTTTCACCCATTTGTTAAAGCCAGATATTATAATAGATTTAACCATGTCCTATCAGTAGGACCGCAGTGGGATCTAAGCATCTGAAAATCAGGCCATATCATGATTTTGCTAAATTTTCAACTTTAAACTTTGCATGCTTTCCAAGATACGCACATATCAGAACAAGAAAGGAGACTATGTAATTGCATTTTTCAGTTAATAGGAAGTCGGGTAATTGTGGGGGTTAGCAATTTCaaccccccccttcctccccaaGACCTCCAATTTGAATAGAGGATTTTTCAGAAGCTCTAATACCCCCACCTTCTCCTAGCTAAACTTACAATACTACATTGATGAAACAAATGTTCAAAAATGCTTGTAGAATTTATTTGGGCTGGGAACATGAAAAGGGGTGGACAATACAGTAAAATGCACCAGAAGTTGAGTGGTTAGCCAACAAGCCCACCCCAAGTGGATCTGCCCATTGCACATATAATACTTTTAGCTACTCTCACTTATACCTTACAAATACAAGAATGTActtaaaacattaaaaataaaaacaaaaaaacaacaacaacaacaaaaaaaaacaattctgtTCTAACCATGCAAACTTTTCAACTaaaatcaaaaccagacaacaGTCATAGAATGGTCTCTTCCGGGCATTTGAACGTCTGGACCTAATAAGTAATATATTGGCATGACAGAATTCCTGCTTTGTAATGTCTTTCCTTCTTCCTTTTTCAACACACCATTCTATTAAAACTTTGGCTCAGTTATATCAGGCCATTCCACAGGGCTGGTATTGTATACGTCTAAAGTTCTTGCTTGGAGTCTTTCTTTCCCTTAGATTTCTTGGTTTTCTTCTTGCCTTTCTTTGCTGTCTTGTCACGGACACAGTCTTGACTGAACTCAGTGCACAGGTATTTATGGAGATCTCCGTCTTCTCTGAACTTCTCATAGAGTTTGTCTTCCCCAATATCTCCAACCATTCCTTCACATTTGGACATGAGTCTAGCAAAAATAATTAGAAGAAGTTAAATAAATGAAGTTAAGTTGGCAAGATGGATAAGAAATGTTGATTGAATTATGATCATCATCAgagttatcattatcatcagttACCATAACCATCACTGTCACCAaaaccatcaacatcatcatcggCATTGTCATCACTATCAACCTTCACCGTCACTGACATCATCAGAATTGGCAACGTTTAAAGAACTGACATAGCCTCACTTACACACACAAATTACACAGAACCCCCGATGTATGTAAAACAGCCCACTACCATTTTCTCTGAACTTCTCATAGAGTTTGTCTTCCCCAATATCTCCAACCATTCCTTCACATTTGGACATGAGTCTAGCAAAAATAATTAGAAGAAGTTAAATAAATGAAGTTAAGTTGGCAAGATGGATAAGAAATGTTGATTGAATTATGATCATCATCAgagttatcattatcatcagttACCATAACCATCACTGTCACCAAAACCAACAACATCACCATCGGCATTGTCATCACTATCACAGTCACTGACATCATCAGAATTGGCAATGTTTAAAGAACTGACATAGCCTCACTTACACACACAAATTCCACAGAACCCCCAATGCATGTAAAACAGCCCACTACCACTTCATGGTCCAGCTGGCCACCACTTGTGATCTAGGTACCGCATCTCCCTATCTACATACCTTCCTGGCCATTTCCCTCCACCTTGCATCATTCCAGGCACGTCCTTAGCTTCTAGTCCCTCACCAGAGATTCTGTTTATACCATTCACAGTCTTTATTCCATagctagagaaaaaaaagtaatgtGTTGCTCTAGGatgcatttaaaaaacatttaaaacacatgtttttattattaaccTTGTAAGTCATGTTCAATTTTGACAGGAAACCTTATATCATTCTTTtcaaaaaatttttttctatCTAAGATATTTTGATAGggattattttgaaataattattGCTGTGATATTTAATTAGATAACTAACAAAACTTACTCTTCCCAGCTCTTCGAGCTGCAGACACCTTCAATTGCATCAACATAAACTGACTCTGGCACTGGCTTGCCTTTCAAGGAAGGACGTTTTGCCTCTTCCTTGTGCAGTGCTACATTCATCTACAAAACAACATTTCAGTAGATTTAGTGGACAACCAGGGCTACTGGAAAGTGGGAATCCCCTCAAAACAAGTCACAAGCTTGTCAGAAAagttta carries:
- the LOC5517488 gene encoding marginal zone B- and B1-cell-specific protein isoform X2 produces the protein MAAFALLLAFCLTFVQAQEKMTFETPKMTEEEQHSPHTPGSFEIQCDACTAIAHRMNVALHKEEAKRPSLKGKPVPESVYVDAIEGVCSSKSWEDYGIKTVNGINRISGEGLEAKDVPGMMQGGGKWPGRLMSKCEGMVGDIGEDKLYEKFRENGSGLFYIHRGFCVICVCK
- the LOC5517488 gene encoding marginal zone B- and B1-cell-specific protein isoform X1; this encodes MAAFALLLAFCLTFVQAQEKMTFETPKMTEEEQHSPHTPGSFEIQCDACTAIAHRMNVALHKEEAKRPSLKGKPVPESVYVDAIEGVCSSKSWEDYGIKTVNGINRISGEGLEAKDVPGMMQGGGKWPGRLMSKCEGMVGDIGEDKLYEKFREDGDLHKYLCTEFSQDCVRDKTAKKGKKKTKKSKGKKDSKQEL